Proteins encoded within one genomic window of Bacillus sp. F19:
- the rpsD gene encoding 30S ribosomal protein S4, with protein sequence MSRYTGPSWKLSRRLGISLSGTGKELEKRPFAPGQHGPTQRKKLSEYGLQLQEKQKLRHMFGVNERQFRNTFDKAAKMTGKHGENFMILLESRLDNVVYRLGLARTRRQARQIVNHGHIMVDGSRVDIPSFQVKPGQTITLREKSRNLDIVKESIEVSNFVPEFLTFDADKLEGTFTRLPERSELPAEISEALIVEFYSR encoded by the coding sequence ATGTCTCGTTATACAGGTCCAAGTTGGAAACTTTCCCGCCGTCTGGGAATTTCATTAAGCGGAACAGGTAAAGAATTAGAAAAGCGTCCATTCGCGCCAGGTCAGCACGGCCCGACTCAACGCAAAAAATTATCTGAGTACGGCTTACAATTACAGGAAAAACAAAAGCTTCGCCACATGTTCGGTGTGAACGAGCGTCAATTCCGCAACACATTTGACAAAGCTGCTAAAATGACTGGTAAACACGGTGAAAACTTCATGATTCTTCTTGAGTCTCGTTTAGACAACGTTGTATATCGTCTTGGTTTAGCTCGCACTCGCCGTCAGGCACGTCAAATCGTTAACCATGGTCACATCATGGTTGATGGAAGCCGTGTAGACATTCCATCATTCCAAGTGAAACCAGGTCAAACAATCACTTTACGTGAAAAATCACGTAACCTTGACATCGTTAAAGAATCAATTGAAGTAAGTAACTTCGTTCCTGAATTCTTAACTTTCGATGCTGATAAATTAGAAGGTACTTTCACTCGCTTACCTGAGCGTTCTGAATTGCCGGCTGAAATTAGCGAAGCTCTTATCGTTGAGTTCTACTCACGTTAA
- a CDS encoding serine hydrolase: MKKIGVYLMIIFLFTAPFAAGVSAKEKPGKLSYGNSKTEGMDPKILSEIDGAVYRAIEDGITPGVVVLVARNGKILKEQAYGDAQKYDMGNLLDHPRKMKKDYIFDLASVTKVMGTTQGIMKLEYENKLSLSDPAAKYIPEFGQNGKEHVTIADLLTHTSGLTPWYPTYLYARNSKEVLNYINKLPLEYETGTQRKYSDFGFMTLGFIIEKITKQHLDRYLENEIYKPLKMKNTMFTPDAKQKKKIAATSWGNPYEYKMIDDPDFGYDVEEDPDMFPYWRDYTLVGEVNDGNSFYGNGGVAGHAGLFSTAKDLAVLGQVMLNGGSYGKVEIYNQETVNTFTSDQAFGQGYGFEKAKNWYMGDQYSEKAFGHTGFTGTQVIIDPEYNLQIILLTNKQNNGQLPSGSYASTGPLSKKIANIVYSSINR, encoded by the coding sequence ATGAAAAAGATAGGTGTATATCTGATGATCATCTTCCTATTTACAGCTCCATTTGCAGCCGGCGTATCAGCTAAAGAAAAGCCAGGAAAACTAAGCTATGGGAATTCTAAAACAGAAGGTATGGATCCAAAGATTCTATCAGAAATCGACGGTGCCGTTTACCGGGCAATAGAAGATGGAATTACACCCGGAGTGGTCGTGCTCGTTGCAAGAAACGGAAAAATACTCAAGGAACAAGCATACGGTGATGCTCAAAAATACGATATGGGGAACCTTCTCGATCATCCCAGAAAAATGAAAAAGGATTATATTTTTGATTTAGCCTCTGTTACAAAAGTGATGGGCACAACCCAGGGGATTATGAAGCTGGAGTATGAGAATAAATTATCCCTATCCGATCCTGCAGCTAAATACATTCCTGAATTTGGTCAAAATGGAAAAGAGCATGTGACCATTGCAGATTTATTAACGCATACGTCGGGATTAACCCCTTGGTACCCTACCTATCTTTACGCCCGCAATTCAAAAGAAGTACTTAACTATATTAATAAGCTGCCACTTGAATATGAAACAGGCACGCAGCGGAAATACAGTGATTTCGGTTTTATGACACTTGGATTTATAATTGAAAAAATCACTAAGCAGCACCTTGATCGATATTTGGAAAACGAAATCTACAAGCCTCTCAAAATGAAGAATACGATGTTCACGCCTGATGCGAAGCAGAAAAAGAAAATCGCCGCCACTTCATGGGGAAATCCATATGAGTATAAAATGATTGATGATCCTGACTTTGGATACGATGTAGAGGAAGATCCGGACATGTTTCCTTATTGGAGGGACTATACACTCGTTGGAGAAGTGAATGATGGCAACAGCTTTTATGGAAACGGCGGGGTTGCCGGTCATGCCGGTCTGTTCTCAACGGCAAAGGATTTAGCCGTATTAGGACAGGTCATGCTGAATGGCGGGTCCTATGGCAAAGTGGAAATTTACAATCAGGAAACGGTCAACACCTTTACTTCTGATCAAGCGTTCGGACAAGGGTATGGATTTGAGAAAGCGAAAAACTGGTACATGGGTGACCAGTATTCGGAAAAAGCCTTTGGTCATACAGGATTTACAGGAACTCAAGTCATCATAGATCCGGAATACAACCTGCAGATCATCCTGCTCACCAACAAACAAAACAATGGACAGCTCCCGAGCGGAAGCTATGCGAGCACAGGACCTCTGTCTAAGAAAATCGCCAACATCGTTTATTCTTCGATTAATCGATAA
- the megL gene encoding methionine gamma-lyase, with amino-acid sequence MGKEFSFETKVIHGHKQMMDPYNSLTPPLYQTATFVFDRAETGEKRFAGEEEGHVYSRLGNPTVQLAEQKIAALEEAESALAFGSGMGAVSAVLMSMVKTGSHILCSKGIYGCTFGLLKMLEEKFGVTYSFSELNSIEEITAAIKPTTSCIYIETPINPTMQMIDLETVTAAAKSRKLKVIVDNTFCSPYLQQPLLHGCDIVLHSATKYISGHGDVIGGFVAGKKEYIHQLAMTERKDIGAIMSPFDAWLLLRGLKTLPVRMDRHCENAGEIAKRLLAHPAVERVAYPFLGEPGQIALAKKQMKKGGGLISFTLKYHDKSATQAFLNSLRLIKIAVSLGDAESLIQHPATMTHSVIPEYERKQMGIEDNLVRLSVGLESIEDIWEDLKHALERK; translated from the coding sequence ATGGGGAAGGAATTCAGCTTTGAAACAAAGGTTATTCACGGACATAAACAAATGATGGACCCATATAACAGTTTAACGCCTCCGCTTTATCAAACAGCGACATTTGTATTTGACCGGGCCGAAACTGGAGAAAAGCGTTTCGCAGGAGAAGAAGAAGGTCATGTTTATTCTCGATTAGGAAATCCAACCGTACAATTAGCCGAACAGAAAATAGCAGCACTTGAAGAGGCTGAGTCAGCACTTGCTTTTGGTTCCGGTATGGGAGCTGTATCAGCGGTTCTCATGTCTATGGTCAAAACAGGTTCCCATATTCTTTGCTCTAAAGGAATCTATGGATGTACATTTGGATTGCTGAAAATGCTTGAAGAAAAATTTGGGGTCACGTATTCATTTTCAGAACTGAACAGTATAGAGGAAATAACAGCTGCAATTAAACCAACGACTTCATGCATTTATATTGAAACGCCAATTAATCCTACTATGCAGATGATTGATCTGGAAACAGTTACCGCTGCTGCAAAGTCACGCAAATTAAAAGTAATAGTTGATAATACATTTTGTTCACCATATCTTCAGCAGCCTCTTTTGCACGGCTGCGACATTGTGCTGCACAGCGCAACAAAATATATTAGCGGCCATGGGGATGTAATCGGAGGATTTGTTGCAGGAAAGAAAGAATACATTCACCAGCTTGCAATGACAGAAAGAAAAGATATCGGCGCCATTATGTCTCCATTTGATGCCTGGCTTTTGCTTAGAGGTTTGAAGACATTGCCTGTCCGAATGGATCGCCACTGTGAAAATGCAGGGGAAATTGCAAAAAGGCTGCTTGCTCATCCAGCTGTTGAACGTGTTGCCTATCCATTTTTGGGAGAACCAGGGCAGATTGCTCTTGCTAAGAAGCAAATGAAAAAAGGCGGAGGACTCATTAGCTTTACACTTAAATACCATGATAAATCAGCAACTCAAGCTTTCCTAAACTCGCTCAGGCTGATAAAAATTGCTGTTAGCCTCGGAGATGCAGAGTCCTTGATTCAGCACCCGGCAACTATGACACATTCGGTGATACCGGAATATGAAAGAAAACAAATGGGGATTGAAGATAATCTAGTCCGGCTGTCGGTAGGTCTTGAAAGCATCGAGGATATTTGGGAAGATTTAAAACATGCACTAGAGAGAAAATAA
- a CDS encoding YmaF family protein, producing MDIPVTGFMYHSDDSDPMHSHQLFITSWDGRPIHTHEFKGITSFEDGHSHQYAGTTEPAPSGVQHTHRYFTFTSIDNRHRHQIRGITGPAIPVPNGGHYHEFSGVTTVDGTTPHRHRYSGRTSL from the coding sequence ATGGATATCCCTGTTACTGGATTCATGTATCATTCAGATGATTCAGACCCTATGCATTCCCATCAGCTCTTTATAACTTCATGGGATGGAAGGCCTATTCATACCCACGAATTTAAAGGCATTACATCTTTTGAAGACGGACACAGTCATCAATATGCTGGAACTACTGAACCTGCACCAAGTGGAGTCCAACATACACACAGATATTTTACTTTTACTTCTATTGATAACAGACATAGACATCAAATACGTGGTATAACTGGACCAGCAATTCCTGTTCCGAATGGTGGTCATTATCATGAATTTAGTGGTGTTACCACTGTCGATGGAACTACACCACATAGACACAGATATAGTGGAAGAACAAGTCTATAA
- the refZ gene encoding forespore capture DNA-binding protein RefZ produces the protein MQPTVPNQTKEKIIDAAIALFNTQGFNGTSVREIAKKANVNVAHISYYFNGKGGLLEYLVSKYYEGYLSVIEEGYIRMSHETPKNCLLLLIQDILNYQHHNRQLARFVLREVTLDSILIREVMTTYLTKEKYFLKAILEEGIKTGYFRKAPMVHILVQLKSLLNMPYLQTQYMTEVLYIQTHETYFVKQYFHEIEIWIDHLLCEPAQKEAIV, from the coding sequence ATGCAGCCGACCGTCCCCAATCAAACGAAAGAAAAGATCATTGACGCAGCTATTGCATTATTCAACACACAGGGCTTTAATGGGACTTCTGTCAGGGAAATCGCCAAAAAAGCAAATGTGAATGTTGCTCATATCTCCTACTATTTTAATGGAAAGGGCGGCCTCTTGGAGTACCTTGTCTCCAAGTATTATGAAGGATACCTTTCTGTCATTGAAGAAGGCTATATTCGCATGAGCCATGAAACACCGAAAAATTGTCTTCTTCTCTTAATTCAGGACATTTTAAACTACCAGCATCATAATCGTCAACTTGCGAGGTTTGTGCTTAGAGAAGTTACCCTGGACTCAATTTTAATAAGAGAAGTCATGACCACGTATCTGACGAAGGAAAAGTATTTTTTAAAAGCCATTCTTGAAGAAGGCATTAAAACCGGCTATTTCCGCAAGGCCCCAATGGTGCACATTTTAGTGCAGCTAAAGAGCCTGCTGAATATGCCCTACCTTCAGACTCAATATATGACTGAAGTGCTCTATATACAGACACATGAAACCTATTTTGTAAAACAATACTTCCACGAAATTGAAATATGGATCGATCATTTGCTGTGCGAACCTGCACAGAAAGAAGCTATTGTTTAA
- the brnQ gene encoding branched-chain amino acid transport system II carrier protein, translating into MSKSLPLKETLTIGLMLFALFFGAGNLIFPPSLGQQAGVNMWEAIIGFLITGVGLPLLGVVAISISGNDVQSLAGRVHPVFGLVFTFVLYLAIGPVFAIPRTGTVTYEVGILPFLPAAAADSSLPLFIFTIIFFGITLWLSLNPAKIVDTVGKLLTPILLIVLALISVKMFITPMGEMQAPKGEYADGAFFKGFLEGYLTMDTLAALVFSIVVINAVKERGITDRAAIAKICIRCGLIAAAGLAAVYISLAYLGATSVSQIGYFDNGGAVLSESVYILFGSLGNVILSTAITFACLTTSIGLVSACGKYFSMVFPNVSYKLIITVICLFSTLVANAGLTKLIAVSVPILIALYPVAIVLIILSFLHRYFKGAPEVYIGSLILTTVISIADGLKAGGLLPGAIDEWLKSIVPLFDYGIGFLVPAIIGGVIGLIISSTRTNQKNGAAFASSRRK; encoded by the coding sequence ATGTCAAAATCATTGCCATTAAAAGAAACTTTAACTATAGGACTTATGCTCTTTGCCCTATTTTTCGGAGCAGGTAATTTAATCTTTCCGCCCAGTTTGGGCCAGCAAGCTGGTGTAAACATGTGGGAAGCGATCATTGGTTTTCTGATTACTGGTGTTGGACTCCCGCTCCTTGGGGTTGTCGCGATTAGCATATCAGGCAATGATGTTCAATCTCTGGCAGGCAGGGTTCATCCCGTTTTCGGTTTAGTATTTACGTTTGTTTTATATCTAGCCATTGGTCCTGTCTTTGCCATTCCAAGAACAGGAACGGTCACATATGAAGTAGGTATATTACCTTTCTTGCCCGCTGCAGCAGCAGACAGCAGTTTGCCTTTGTTTATATTCACTATTATCTTTTTTGGAATTACGCTTTGGCTGTCACTCAATCCTGCGAAGATTGTAGATACAGTCGGGAAGCTGTTAACCCCAATCTTACTGATTGTACTTGCACTAATCTCAGTTAAGATGTTCATAACACCTATGGGAGAAATGCAGGCTCCTAAAGGAGAATATGCAGATGGTGCCTTTTTCAAAGGATTTTTAGAAGGATATTTGACAATGGATACTCTTGCAGCATTAGTTTTCAGTATTGTTGTCATAAATGCGGTTAAAGAACGAGGGATAACAGACCGCGCGGCCATTGCAAAAATCTGTATCAGATGCGGATTAATTGCAGCTGCTGGTCTTGCTGCTGTTTATATTTCCCTTGCGTATTTGGGGGCTACGAGCGTCAGCCAAATTGGTTATTTTGATAACGGCGGTGCTGTTTTGTCTGAATCAGTCTATATCCTATTTGGTTCACTGGGAAATGTGATCTTAAGCACCGCTATTACATTTGCTTGTCTGACAACAAGTATTGGCCTGGTTTCAGCGTGCGGCAAATACTTTTCAATGGTCTTTCCAAATGTTTCATATAAACTGATCATCACAGTTATTTGTTTATTCAGTACACTTGTAGCAAACGCGGGATTAACGAAGCTGATTGCTGTTTCTGTTCCCATTTTGATTGCTTTATATCCGGTTGCAATTGTTCTGATCATTCTTTCTTTTCTTCATAGATATTTTAAAGGTGCACCTGAAGTTTACATCGGCAGTTTAATCCTGACAACAGTCATCAGCATTGCTGATGGATTAAAAGCTGGAGGTCTGCTCCCAGGCGCAATTGACGAGTGGCTGAAATCCATCGTTCCGTTATTCGACTACGGCATTGGATTTTTAGTCCCTGCTATCATTGGCGGAGTGATTGGGTTAATCATCTCCTCCACCCGGACTAATCAGAAAAACGGTGCAGCCTTTGCAAGCTCGCGAAGAAAATAG
- a CDS encoding VanZ family protein: protein MRIYLLLPAIAITIIWLIFKAVIIIFIKKKLDLKREVVNLFYFISVMGIIGLTLFPIEIATGSEYDSPNNFVPFSSIKELLNHFYFIVPLKNILGNIILFMPLGFMLVLKFKRINNLLTVILVGLYRDYSTAITQQGVGC, encoded by the coding sequence TTGAGAATTTATTTACTCCTCCCTGCAATTGCTATAACGATTATATGGTTAATCTTTAAAGCTGTTATAATAATTTTCATTAAAAAGAAATTGGACTTGAAGCGAGAAGTAGTGAATCTTTTCTATTTCATTAGTGTAATGGGAATAATAGGACTAACACTTTTCCCTATTGAAATAGCTACTGGTTCTGAATACGATTCACCTAATAATTTTGTGCCATTTTCAAGTATTAAAGAGTTATTAAATCACTTTTATTTTATAGTTCCCTTAAAAAATATTTTAGGAAACATCATATTATTTATGCCGTTAGGTTTCATGCTTGTTTTGAAATTCAAAAGAATAAACAATTTGCTAACTGTGATTTTAGTAGGTTTATATAGAGATTATTCAACTGCTATTACCCAACAGGGCGTTGGATGTTGA
- a CDS encoding histidinol-phosphatase — protein MKFDYHTHHERCGHAECSIRDYVEAALEKKLDIIGISDHSPYLYSEEDHLYPNIAMAKSHFPEYVKEVLSLKKEYEGKIEVLLGVESDFFPEHIHMYKQYFEKYPFDYVIGSVHHVEGLNIFKKDRWEGLTEQEKQKTKDNYYTLIQKSAHSGVFQILGHIDAMKGYYPEFSAIQTEAVDRTLTIISECDVAIEINTSGKNKFCGGWYPSDEILERALYHGVKVTFGSDAHTPARVGDEFEEVQSVLKEIGFKEWAIFRQRKRFMTSL, from the coding sequence ATGAAATTTGATTACCATACTCACCATGAAAGATGCGGACATGCAGAGTGCTCCATTCGCGATTACGTGGAAGCGGCATTGGAAAAGAAACTGGATATAATTGGCATTTCGGACCATTCTCCATATCTATACAGCGAAGAAGACCATTTGTATCCGAATATTGCGATGGCAAAAAGTCATTTTCCAGAATACGTGAAGGAAGTGCTGAGCCTGAAAAAAGAGTATGAAGGCAAAATCGAAGTTCTTCTCGGTGTAGAGTCTGATTTTTTTCCGGAGCATATCCATATGTACAAGCAGTATTTTGAAAAGTATCCATTCGATTATGTGATTGGATCGGTACATCATGTAGAAGGGCTGAATATCTTTAAAAAAGATCGCTGGGAAGGGCTCACTGAACAGGAGAAACAGAAGACGAAGGACAACTATTACACCTTGATTCAGAAATCTGCCCACAGTGGCGTATTTCAAATTCTTGGTCACATAGACGCCATGAAAGGTTATTATCCCGAATTTTCAGCGATTCAAACCGAGGCGGTGGACCGGACGTTAACCATCATTTCAGAGTGTGATGTAGCGATTGAAATCAATACATCCGGCAAAAACAAATTTTGCGGAGGATGGTATCCTTCTGACGAAATACTGGAAAGAGCGCTTTATCATGGAGTGAAGGTCACATTCGGGTCAGATGCCCACACCCCTGCACGTGTCGGAGATGAATTTGAGGAGGTGCAGAGTGTGCTAAAAGAAATAGGATTTAAAGAATGGGCTATTTTTAGGCAAAGAAAACGGTTTATGACTTCTTTATAA
- the hisJ gene encoding histidinol-phosphatase HisJ: MKKKDGHVHTPFCPHGTADSLEMYIEKALNIGLEEITFTEHAPLPDGFSDPVPDNDSAMSRRLLNDYISQLLTVKEKYSKDIKVNIGFEIDYIEGFEQETQAFLDEYSKYVDDAVLSVHFLKIGDQYYCVDFHESAFPHMIEAAGSLKSLHKKYYETMLAAVKSNLGPYKPKRLGHLTLINKFQKRFPADFDLKNMQYDLLLAIKEQNMELDFNVAGLRKDLCGAIYLDQWMINEAKKQNIPLVYGSDAHSAKDVGAHYSLFNEALFKDSYAE; this comes from the coding sequence ATGAAAAAAAAAGACGGACATGTCCATACGCCATTTTGTCCTCATGGTACAGCAGACAGTCTTGAAATGTATATCGAAAAAGCTCTTAATATTGGGTTGGAAGAGATAACATTTACTGAGCATGCTCCCCTGCCTGATGGTTTTTCAGACCCTGTTCCTGATAATGACAGTGCAATGAGCAGGAGACTTTTAAATGACTATATCTCACAACTGTTAACAGTAAAAGAAAAATACTCAAAAGACATTAAGGTTAACATTGGATTTGAAATTGATTATATTGAGGGATTTGAACAAGAGACACAGGCATTTCTGGATGAATACAGCAAGTATGTTGATGATGCTGTGCTTTCGGTTCACTTTTTAAAAATAGGAGACCAATATTATTGCGTGGATTTTCATGAGAGTGCGTTTCCTCATATGATTGAAGCTGCAGGCAGCTTGAAATCACTTCATAAAAAATATTATGAAACCATGCTTGCGGCAGTAAAATCGAATCTTGGGCCATATAAACCGAAAAGGCTCGGGCATCTCACTCTCATCAATAAATTTCAAAAGCGGTTTCCTGCAGATTTTGATCTGAAAAACATGCAATATGACTTGCTGCTTGCCATTAAAGAACAGAACATGGAGCTTGATTTTAATGTTGCAGGATTAAGGAAAGATTTATGCGGGGCCATTTATCTTGATCAATGGATGATTAACGAGGCAAAAAAACAAAACATCCCTCTCGTATACGGGTCTGACGCCCATAGTGCAAAGGATGTTGGTGCACACTATTCCCTTTTTAATGAGGCTCTTTTCAAAGATTCCTATGCAGAATGA
- a CDS encoding GAF domain-containing protein: protein MFHVEKYSGKQEENYQLLIKQLKALLEGESDQIANLSNASALLNQFLHEVNWVGFYLYKDSELVLGPFQGLPACVRIPMGRGVCGTAAANQKTERIADVHSFPGHIACDAASQSEIVIPIVKDGQLFGVLDIDSPVKNRFSELDQEYLEKFTVALTDFL from the coding sequence GTGTTTCATGTCGAAAAATACAGCGGCAAACAAGAAGAAAATTATCAGCTGCTTATTAAGCAGCTGAAGGCTCTTTTAGAAGGAGAAAGCGATCAAATCGCCAATTTATCAAATGCTTCTGCATTATTGAATCAATTTTTGCACGAAGTGAACTGGGTCGGTTTCTATTTATATAAAGACAGCGAGCTTGTATTAGGGCCATTCCAGGGTCTTCCTGCATGTGTCAGAATCCCTATGGGCAGAGGAGTTTGCGGAACAGCCGCAGCCAATCAAAAGACTGAGCGCATCGCAGACGTTCACTCTTTCCCTGGCCATATTGCATGTGATGCAGCATCACAGTCTGAAATCGTGATACCAATTGTAAAAGATGGGCAGCTGTTCGGTGTGCTTGATATCGACAGCCCTGTAAAAAACCGTTTCAGTGAACTGGATCAAGAATATTTAGAAAAATTTACAGTGGCACTGACAGATTTTTTATAA
- the ezrA gene encoding septation ring formation regulator EzrA, whose protein sequence is MEVVIGLIVIMLALFSVGYVIRRNIYKEVDRLEALKIESMNRSIVDELSKVKDLKMTGQAEELFERWRKEWDEIITAQLPEVEELLFDAEDYADKYRFTKSKKVLEHIEKTLKLVDESIEIIISEINELITSEEKNSTEIEDVRANVKKAKKKLLAHSHTFGKAHVKLDAKLGEIVEALKQFEAETEGGNYLAAREILLVQKEEILILLSKVDDIPKLLAECHTVIPNQLAELAEGYQEMLDNGFHLKHIQFETELLKMTKQLEEHMELLAETNTAEVKESLEEIQEAIDTFYDLLEKEVLAHHYVQAATSKIDQQISELLTKREETQEEAELVRQSYQISEVDLDKQRKLEKQINSLYKQFSHIQNNLQTEQLAHSILKEELEELEKHIASVKTEHQDFSELLQALRKEEWEARQALADARKQLHDSSRKIQKSNVPGLPKSLAQLLQEAKQSISHVSRKLEEIPLDMIVVNSMLDEAAKNIDTFSKQADEMIEQVYLAEKVIQYGNKYRRRNGTVADQLKEAEFHFRKYEYSKSLEKAAAALEQVEPGSLSKLQIILDEETKPSS, encoded by the coding sequence ATGGAAGTCGTTATTGGACTTATTGTCATTATGCTGGCTTTATTTAGTGTCGGCTACGTTATCAGAAGAAACATATACAAAGAAGTAGATCGTTTAGAAGCCTTGAAGATTGAGAGTATGAACCGGTCGATTGTAGATGAACTTTCAAAAGTCAAAGATTTGAAAATGACAGGGCAAGCCGAAGAATTATTTGAACGGTGGAGGAAGGAATGGGATGAGATTATTACTGCCCAGCTTCCTGAAGTGGAGGAGCTTCTGTTTGATGCAGAGGACTATGCTGATAAATACCGTTTTACTAAATCCAAGAAGGTTTTGGAACACATCGAAAAAACACTGAAGCTTGTTGATGAATCAATTGAAATCATCATATCTGAGATCAATGAGCTGATTACGAGCGAAGAAAAGAACAGCACAGAGATAGAGGACGTAAGGGCAAATGTGAAAAAAGCAAAAAAGAAGCTTCTTGCACACAGCCATACGTTTGGCAAAGCTCATGTAAAGCTTGATGCAAAGCTTGGTGAGATCGTTGAAGCTTTAAAACAGTTTGAAGCAGAAACTGAGGGAGGCAACTATTTGGCTGCAAGAGAGATTCTGCTCGTTCAGAAAGAAGAAATTCTGATCTTGCTCTCTAAGGTTGATGACATACCAAAACTTTTGGCAGAGTGTCACACTGTTATTCCGAATCAGCTTGCAGAGCTTGCTGAGGGCTATCAGGAAATGCTGGATAATGGCTTCCATTTAAAGCATATTCAGTTTGAAACAGAGCTTCTCAAAATGACGAAGCAGCTTGAAGAGCATATGGAGCTCCTCGCTGAAACAAATACAGCTGAAGTAAAAGAAAGCTTAGAAGAAATTCAGGAAGCAATTGACACATTCTATGATCTGCTGGAAAAAGAAGTTCTTGCCCATCATTATGTGCAAGCGGCAACAAGCAAGATTGATCAGCAGATTTCAGAGCTTCTCACTAAGCGTGAAGAAACGCAGGAAGAAGCAGAACTTGTTAGACAGAGCTACCAGATTTCTGAAGTTGATTTGGATAAACAAAGAAAACTGGAAAAACAGATTAATTCTCTCTATAAGCAGTTCTCGCATATTCAAAATAACCTGCAGACAGAACAGCTTGCCCATTCTATTTTAAAAGAAGAGCTTGAAGAACTTGAGAAGCATATTGCTTCTGTCAAAACCGAGCATCAGGATTTCAGTGAGCTGCTTCAGGCACTCCGCAAGGAAGAATGGGAAGCAAGACAAGCATTGGCAGATGCAAGAAAGCAGCTTCACGACTCCAGCAGAAAAATCCAGAAAAGCAATGTGCCTGGACTGCCTAAGAGTCTTGCGCAGCTGCTTCAGGAAGCAAAGCAATCGATTTCTCATGTTTCACGCAAGCTTGAAGAGATTCCATTGGATATGATTGTGGTTAATTCAATGCTAGATGAGGCTGCAAAGAACATTGATACTTTCTCTAAACAGGCGGATGAAATGATTGAACAAGTATATTTGGCTGAAAAAGTTATTCAATATGGCAATAAATACAGAAGAAGAAATGGAACAGTAGCTGATCAGTTAAAAGAGGCGGAATTTCATTTCCGGAAATATGAATACAGCAAGTCGCTTGAAAAAGCAGCCGCAGCTCTCGAACAAGTTGAGCCAGGTTCACTTTCAAAGCTTCAGATCATTCTGGATGAAGAAACAAAACCATCCTCATAA